One region of Peribacillus simplex genomic DNA includes:
- a CDS encoding Hsp20/alpha crystallin family protein: protein MQDNQHGLQMNEVEKFDEWVKKFFLDPETCALDHQLFSIDIYESDDEYMVEAVLENHDVKDIKVCLRDNELSIIVDDTHKPLLEKKADTIPTQRKIPFPFSICSRRITAEFSNPILVIRIHKFSPGKTADDINIE from the coding sequence ATGCAAGACAATCAACATGGATTGCAAATGAATGAGGTTGAAAAGTTTGATGAATGGGTAAAAAAGTTTTTTCTGGATCCGGAAACTTGTGCGTTGGATCATCAACTTTTTTCAATTGATATATACGAAAGTGACGATGAGTATATGGTGGAAGCGGTTTTGGAAAATCATGATGTGAAAGATATTAAAGTTTGTTTACGTGATAATGAGCTATCGATCATCGTTGATGATACTCATAAGCCATTACTTGAAAAAAAAGCGGATACAATACCCACACAGAGAAAAATCCCTTTCCCCTTTTCGATTTGCTCACGAAGAATTACCGCTGAATTCTCAAATCCAATATTGGTGATTCGTATCCATAAGTTTTCCCCCGGAAAAACAGCTGATGATATTAACATAGAGTAG
- a CDS encoding DUF554 family protein, translating to MIDGFTSMVLASILGVGVPFSEIPVFLYQVKLQSIQM from the coding sequence ATAATTGATGGTTTTACTAGCATGGTTTTAGCTAGTATTTTAGGTGTTGGCGTACCCTTTTCCGAAATACCTGTGTTTCTCTACCAGGTGAAATTACAATCTATCCAAATGTAA
- a CDS encoding aldehyde dehydrogenase family protein — MKKKWQLWIGGKWREAKSYEPLFNPHSNEEIAQIGQAEPADAIEAIVEANAAFQKYRSFPAHARAEILMKAAAIMEERSEELAKIVSLEAAKTIRNAREEMNRTVQTYRFAAEAAKNNYGEQIPMDAAQGGVNRFGFTIHTPIGVVTAITPFNFPFNLVAHKVGPAIAAGNSIVLKPAEQTPLSALVLADIFQEAGLPEGVLNIIPGKGDVLSEALTTHPHVKKVTFTGSVEVGHLIQQQAGFRKLTLELGSNSPFIIDEGVDIDKIIQRSVMGSFTNNGQVCISIQRIYVHKSLYQQFLDRFVSATKQLVIGSPLEENTNITAVISKKELERLQSWIDEAVQEGAKIECGGTVEGNVLVPTVLTNVNRDSKVFRFEVFGPIVCIFPFETLDDAIKDANDSRYGLNSGVMTPSIERAFYAAERLETGGVVINDIPTYRIDNMPYGGWKDSGVGREGVKYAMNEMMEQKFISFKIRDE, encoded by the coding sequence ATGAAGAAAAAGTGGCAATTGTGGATCGGTGGTAAATGGCGGGAAGCTAAATCGTATGAGCCGTTATTTAATCCCCATTCAAATGAAGAAATTGCACAAATCGGACAGGCTGAGCCTGCGGATGCCATTGAAGCAATAGTTGAGGCAAATGCCGCTTTTCAGAAATACCGATCCTTCCCGGCGCATGCTCGAGCCGAAATTTTAATGAAAGCTGCAGCAATCATGGAAGAACGCAGTGAAGAACTTGCGAAAATCGTTTCTCTAGAGGCGGCGAAAACGATTCGAAATGCTCGTGAGGAAATGAATCGTACGGTTCAGACCTATCGTTTTGCTGCAGAAGCGGCAAAGAACAATTATGGAGAACAAATTCCGATGGATGCTGCACAGGGTGGGGTAAACCGTTTTGGCTTTACAATTCATACCCCTATTGGCGTGGTAACGGCGATTACCCCATTTAACTTTCCATTTAATCTTGTCGCCCATAAAGTTGGTCCAGCTATTGCGGCTGGTAATTCGATCGTGTTAAAACCTGCCGAACAAACCCCTTTGAGTGCACTGGTTCTTGCCGATATCTTTCAAGAAGCAGGGCTGCCGGAGGGAGTTTTGAACATCATTCCGGGTAAGGGAGATGTTTTAAGTGAAGCGTTGACGACCCATCCACATGTAAAAAAAGTGACTTTCACAGGCAGTGTAGAGGTCGGACACCTTATCCAGCAGCAGGCAGGCTTCCGTAAGCTTACCCTTGAACTCGGATCCAATTCGCCTTTCATCATTGATGAAGGAGTCGACATCGATAAAATTATTCAACGAAGTGTGATGGGTTCATTTACGAATAATGGGCAGGTGTGTATCTCGATCCAAAGAATTTATGTCCACAAATCACTGTACCAACAATTTTTAGATCGATTCGTCAGTGCAACAAAACAGCTTGTCATCGGTTCCCCCTTGGAGGAAAATACAAATATTACAGCGGTTATTTCAAAAAAAGAATTGGAACGGTTACAAAGTTGGATAGACGAGGCAGTACAGGAAGGAGCAAAAATCGAGTGCGGCGGTACAGTGGAAGGCAATGTACTAGTGCCTACCGTCTTAACCAATGTAAATCGTGATTCAAAGGTATTTCGTTTCGAAGTATTTGGTCCAATCGTCTGTATTTTCCCATTCGAAACGCTGGATGATGCCATCAAGGATGCAAACGATTCACGTTACGGATTGAACTCAGGAGTGATGACACCAAGTATAGAACGTGCTTTCTATGCGGCAGAACGCTTGGAAACAGGTGGAGTCGTCATCAATGATATCCCAACTTATCGGATTGATAATATGCCTTATGGCGGCTGGAAGGACAGCGGTGTTGGTCGAGAAGGCGTCAAATATGCGATGAATGAGATGATGGAACAGAAGTTTATTAGCTTTAAAATAAGAGACGAATGA
- a CDS encoding acetolactate synthase large subunit: protein MKASDLFIRCLENEGVQYIFGIPGEENTDLVDSLISSDIKFILVHHEQAAAFMADIYGRLTGKPGVCLSTLGPGATNLLTGIGSAYLDYSPVVAITGQAGLDRIHKESHQYVDIIGVFKEVTKWNQQIKVPHTIPEIIRKAFKTAVIEKPGAVHIELPEDVAMMDTEGEPLPVTPIPRSNPAEEEIKKAVELINRAKKPIILAGNGVIRDGATESLRKFAEEKQIPVVNSFMAKGVLPSNHPLTLFTVGMQARDYVLCGFDLADLIITVGYDFVEYLPKYWNDEAMNQIIHIDARPAEVDAYYPVQAELVGNVTESLEALTTDVVKKELWPEVKRLRSQIIEKFHSSDNVSGSPIIPQRIIADLKKAEKGNAIVISDVGAHKLWMARMYQPEKPNHTIISNGFASMGIAIPGAIAAKLAKPDKPVIAVTGDGGFLMNGVELATAKRLGLAFVIVIFHDSKYGLIEWKQLNKFDRTNAIEFTDPDFLSFAKSFGVKGVKVTHSDELLHALEEAISSQEIVLIDVDVDYSENVKLSKTLGDYICKL from the coding sequence ATGAAGGCATCTGATTTGTTTATAAGATGTTTAGAGAATGAAGGTGTTCAGTATATTTTCGGGATACCTGGTGAGGAAAATACGGATCTTGTTGATTCTCTAATAAGCTCTGATATTAAATTTATCTTAGTCCACCATGAACAAGCTGCAGCATTTATGGCAGACATCTATGGGCGGCTAACTGGAAAGCCTGGCGTTTGTTTGAGTACATTGGGACCGGGTGCAACCAATTTATTAACAGGGATAGGAAGTGCTTATTTGGATTATTCCCCTGTTGTTGCGATTACTGGTCAGGCGGGGCTTGATCGAATTCATAAGGAGTCGCATCAATATGTGGACATTATTGGAGTTTTTAAGGAAGTAACGAAATGGAATCAACAAATTAAGGTGCCTCATACGATTCCGGAAATTATCCGTAAAGCATTTAAGACTGCAGTCATTGAAAAGCCGGGTGCTGTTCATATCGAGCTTCCGGAAGATGTGGCAATGATGGATACAGAAGGTGAGCCACTTCCGGTTACACCAATCCCTAGATCCAATCCAGCCGAAGAAGAAATCAAAAAAGCTGTAGAATTAATAAATCGCGCTAAAAAGCCTATTATTCTAGCTGGTAATGGCGTAATCCGCGATGGAGCTACGGAGTCCTTACGTAAATTTGCTGAGGAGAAACAAATTCCTGTTGTGAATTCGTTCATGGCCAAAGGAGTTTTACCTTCTAACCATCCGTTGACCCTTTTTACAGTAGGGATGCAAGCAAGGGATTATGTTCTATGCGGGTTTGATTTGGCCGATCTTATTATCACCGTCGGCTATGATTTCGTCGAATATTTGCCAAAGTATTGGAACGATGAGGCAATGAATCAGATTATTCATATTGATGCTCGACCGGCTGAGGTTGATGCTTATTACCCCGTTCAAGCTGAATTGGTCGGGAACGTAACAGAGTCACTTGAAGCATTGACCACTGATGTAGTTAAAAAAGAGCTTTGGCCAGAAGTGAAAAGATTAAGGTCTCAAATTATTGAAAAATTTCATTCTTCAGATAATGTATCAGGAAGCCCTATCATCCCTCAGCGGATTATCGCTGATTTGAAAAAGGCGGAAAAGGGAAATGCCATTGTCATTTCTGATGTTGGTGCACATAAATTATGGATGGCTCGGATGTATCAACCGGAAAAGCCTAATCACACTATCATTTCTAATGGCTTTGCATCGATGGGGATTGCCATTCCCGGTGCGATTGCGGCAAAACTGGCAAAACCTGATAAACCTGTCATTGCGGTTACAGGGGATGGCGGATTTCTAATGAATGGGGTTGAATTGGCAACTGCAAAACGTCTGGGCCTTGCCTTCGTGATAGTCATTTTCCATGATTCAAAATACGGCCTAATTGAGTGGAAGCAATTGAATAAATTTGATCGTACGAATGCGATTGAATTTACCGACCCAGACTTTTTAAGCTTCGCAAAAAGTTTTGGTGTTAAAGGAGTGAAAGTAACCCATTCCGATGAATTGCTTCATGCATTAGAAGAAGCGATTTCGAGTCAGGAAATTGTCTTGATTGATGTGGATGTCGATTATTCGGAAAATGTAAAGCTCTCGAAAACACTGGGTGATTATATTTGTAAATTATAA